The sequence ggtttggctcagtggatagagcgtcggcctgcgggctgaagggtcccgggttcgactctggtcaagggcatgtgccttgattgcgggcacatccccagtggggggtatacaggaggcagctgatccatgtttctctctcatagatgtttctaactctctattcctctctgaaaaaaatcaataaaatatatattttttaaaagtaataggtGGGAACATGTGGAGTATCTAAGGTATGTATGAAAGAGCATAGTTAGAAATAAGACCCCCCAAATATTGGTAGGTATGGTGTGAATGAATGGAAGATGGGAGATGATAAGAGGTTATGTTACTATATAAACACAGAATAATGAGGGTCTAATTAGGGTGGGGGAAGTGGAAGTACAATGGAAAAATGGAAACTATTGTCAGAGAAACGAAAATTACTTATATGTTTTTATGATGATTCTATTACTTTCTATTCTTATGACCACATTCCCCAACACACATAAGGTTTATAAATATGAACCATATCTCCAATGCATATATTACCAGAAAAATGTCTCACTTACTAGTATACTATTTACcatactttgttttctttatccaAAAGTATGCTTAAGCCACAAAAGCACAGCAGTTACTGTTAGTGTATTGGTACCATAAAAAATAGCAGTTATCTATGGTTATACATTGCATACTAAAGAGTTGTTTAGTGCTTTTAagcataaaattcaaataaataatctCTCTTTGGTTAGGAGATTTAAAGTTATTCCCTAGTAAGTCTGACTTTCCATGTGTACTTTTAGGCTCAAATAGAGGCAGGTATATCCAGATCCCAGCTAACACAGTACAGGTCAACTAGCACTAGTGAGAGCAACTACCTTTAAATAATATTTGAGGTTGAGATATTAGAATCTTTTTATCCAAGGGAAAACTGAAATCCTCAGGGGAAAAAAATTCAGATGTGTTGACTATTGCACAACTCTGTTCTTCATGTTTTAAGTGAAATATTATGTAATCTCTCCTTAGAGTGATACAACTGAGACACAAATGATGCAATTCTGATTGTAGGTCAGATAACCAGTTCAACAGTTATTTTCAGCAGGAAAATTCCCAGTAGGTATTGATTACTTTgtactcttcattcattcatttttttttctttattcaactTGTGTTAATTATCTTCCAGGTCCCTGTTGGAAATACAAAAGTAAATAGCATTCATGTTCTAAAAGGCATATACAGTCTAGTAGGAGCACAGAGAAGTAAAGGCAGTAGTCCATTGTAAGATCAATGAGACACAAAGGAGGGGATGCATAGGAGGGTTAGGGAAGACTTTCCAGAGAAATCCCTTGAGCTTGATCTTGAAGAATCAGTGAGTAGATGGTCATTTGAcaggaggaagaaaaattaactggactttgttttgttttgtttttatttcgaTCTGTGACATCTTGTGGATATCAcctcatttttaaagtttctgttATACTAGAAATGACTCATGTAGTCTTAAGTTAGAGTATCTACTCTTGGAATAAATGTGAATTAATCATGCTGTCCTGGGTTCAGGATTACTGTGTTtcataatacaagaaaaaaataatcttgatTCTGTTTTACATTTTCATGCATTAGACTTTCACTCTGTGTTTGCAGTAGGATAAAAACTTATGCATCTTTAAAAAACACTATAGCCAAAACCAACTGATGTGATAGAAACTCAGAGCCAAAACAAAGTGATATCTCAGCAGTTGTTTGAAATAATATTTGATCTTGATTAAATTTGCTGTATAATAATGAGATTTACAAAATTACTGAAAATTCCTTATTTTCATTACAGAGGTAGTATAAGAATAATTGCATGTTGGTATATCTCACCAGAAACATATGAGGCTATCTAAAaggtataaattaatatttactcTTTTACATTTGATTCAAGGATATTATAGGAACATTTTGTCCTCAATATCAACATGAcaaatttctttatttgttgATGTTCACTTGTCACTTCATTTAAAATTATCCATATCTACTCTCCAGTTTTAACAGCTTCAACTATGTTATTTCAATTTTTCTATCAAATTTGTACTTTCCTATTTTTCAAAGTCAAATAGTGTAGAAGGgcttcaagaaaaaaaacaaattttatgtttttgtgtttttacctttttatttctaagtGGTATGAATATACTACAGTTTAAATACCtaccttttaaatttattaacaaTAGACATCTCTTGATTCACACATCTTCTCATTTCTTCACTTAATAATATTAGATTAgttccttcttattttttttagctTGAAATAATCCCCTTAATCAtctcttttttcctgtttattactTCCAAATCGGGAGCAGAAGATATTAATGCCCTCCCCCTTTCCACCAgctcttcctgcccccacctctcAAGCTATCATCTTACTCTCTAATTTTCATAGTAAATACTGATCACATACATATTCTATTGCATAATGAGTTTTTCATATTGTATTTTTGTGGATTTACAAAAGTTAAAAATCAGTATTTGAGCCCAGCTTGGTGttactaagtggttagagcatcggcctatcaaccaaagagtcacaggttcaattcctggttaagagcatgtacctgggttgtgggttcactccccagCCTCGGTCAGGActcgtgcaggaggtaaccaatcgatatgtctcacatcaatgttactctctctctctctccatctttcctcccttccactgtctcaatgaaaaaaatatcttcaagtgaggattaacaaaaataaaaataattcagtatttGAAATTTCCATCATTGCAACTATAGTGTAAGCTGAGTCAAGTCAGGCTATGATTACATTTCTTGTTATCATACCAAGTCACAGACCCTCTACTACTTAAAGAAGAATGTTTGATGGGTTCCTTCTTACTTTTACGAGTTGTTTAAAATGAAGCTATAGACTAGTTTGATATTCTACCCTGTATCTTCCTTTCTTAATCACTTTTGTTTcgctgttgaaaaaaaaatttgctttcTCAGATTTGTCCTCATTCTGTACCTTGCTTGAAAtctgtttcatttcctttgaggagcctataaacttttttttagtttctcttttttttttaattgtgcaaTTCCAGAATGCAGTCATTTTATCAACTACTGAAAATCTCAACACTTCAGTCTTCCCAATTTTATTAGAAAACatatattccttttatttatttatttatttttgtgattaatcactatgcttgagGGGGAAtgctaaaatatacaaaaatttgtaacaatggaattgggggtcaccacaacatgaggaactgtcttaggaagtgctggggtccagccccagcgggtccaggggttccccaaaggtgtggacggagtcggcgaagaaggaatgacacagagacagcgttcagttgatcagcagcctagccaggatctctagccaagttctggtcaggatctccagcgaagttctggttaggatctccagccaggttctgtgtccatgttctcttgctagcttctccagccaggttctgtagccatgttccctcgctaggttctgtccaggttctccagccaggtttggtcaccaggttctagtcaggttctcttgccatgttctatccaggttctgtagccaggttctctcgctaggttctgtctctaggttctgtggccagtttctgtccaggatcttttgccatgttctctccagcgaagttcttctgtctctaggttctgtgtaggttctgtgtctaggttctgtgtcctgttgtcttgttacatctgtatttataccagttgattccaatcctatcaatctctattccaaaggttagggcgtttcttatctccattccagggagtaaagattatgtagctaaagcgtgattgttcatagttaaagtgattaattacccgcctggcacttagttaaggggttttattccctccctaactaaaggggaaaatccctacctggggaaacaacctttctcagactggtgaccttggttaaaacacatagtgccaagaaggtgagcaaacatattaagaacggtatgccatatatgtcaggtcccttgaaacagcaaggatggaccggctcccggcaaggaaGGGtcccagcattaggaaggttgagaccactggtctaaggtttatttctacCTCAGTTCCTGGCTCCTatccagcctggccctggtcctggcttgggcaggaggcaaccaactgatgtgtttctctcccatcgatatttctgtctttccctctttccctcactctctctaaacatcaatgggaaaatatcctcgggtaaggattaaaaaaacaaacaaaggtggGTAACCTGGTCAGAATGTCAAATCTTCAAAGtgcaagctgctcctcccaggaggTTCGGGCTGAGtgttcttgagcatctccaggaaggcctgcggggatggtgcctccacattctggaaggtgttctggactctgccgaacAGGATGAAGTATTTTGGCTCCAGCCAGAggaacccgaagtggttctcatcgaacaggatgaagactccagggatGCAACTGCTGTGGGCGAAGCCATTTAAGGCAACACTAAAAGTAAGTGTGTCCatgccatagaaacacatcctgcaggttcgggggtagttctggtctcTTGAGAGCACGTCCACAGGCAGAACAAAGGGAACAGGCTGCTCCTCTGAAGCTGCATCCCCGGACTCTctgacgctgggctgggcagggctctgccagccatggccctggctttcctcagtcctgtcttcttgctgctgctgctgctcccggatcacctgctcATCAATCTCCTGGACCACGCGGGAGAGCTCGTTGAAGTTGgggaagatctcgccatctggcagctggatgcggcgcatgaggtggatctctaacctCGGGTTGGAGTCTCCCGTGACCTTCgtgaccctggcatacttcccatggaagctgagcatggcaaTCGATAGGCCGTAGACATTGCAGTTGCATTGGAAGAGGCCTGGtctgatgaggtcgtccgggtggctcggcgggaggtagaggcggcggtaggtcAGGCAGTCATACTGCTGTCTGTCCTCCTGCACCAGCACCCACGCCTGTTCGTCCCTAAGCCGCGTTGGTGTATCCATTTGGTGGTCTGCCTTGTTGCACTGGGTGGTGAACCTGTCCTTCTGAATCTGCAGGTGGCGGCTGTGGGGCCTGCTGTGGCGGCCTTGCATGCACTCCACCGCGGCTGATTTCCTCTCCGTCAGGTGAATTCTGAACGCGGGCTTGAATTGCATTGGGCCATGCACAT is a genomic window of Myotis daubentonii chromosome 9, mMyoDau2.1, whole genome shotgun sequence containing:
- the LOC132241652 gene encoding F-box only protein 31-like, which encodes MEECACLCVVGSSQGCKRCRQECQGPAERAAAQGKPPLAPAEKHIEADKAAGCCAGSGGMASPMLPQRCSLQDLPVEMLVEIFASLPGTDLPSLAQACTKFCHILHTDSIWRRHCREEFGVCENLQNLETIGMSYQEVYAKLLHPYRHILGLWQLDTEGYRTLLNVVVDGLCITGWKFGPCLNTHVHGPMQFKPAFRIHLTERKSAAVECMQGRHSRPHSRHLQIQKDRFTTQCNKADHQMDTPTRLRDEQAWVLVQEDRQQYDCLTYRRLYLPPSHPDDLIRPGLFQCNCNVYGLSIAMLSFHGKYARVTKVTGDSNPRLEIHLMRRIQLPDGEIFPNFNELSRVVQEIDEQVIREQQQQQEDRTEESQGHGWQSPAQPSVRESGDAASEEQPVPFVLPVDVLSRDQNYPRTCRMCFYGMDTLTFSVALNGFAHSSCIPGVFILFDENHFGFLWLEPKYFILFGRVQNTFQNVEAPSPQAFLEMLKNTQPEPPGRSSLHFEDLTF